A window of the Alternaria dauci strain A2016 chromosome 3, whole genome shotgun sequence genome harbors these coding sequences:
- a CDS encoding ribosomal protein P1: MSTSELATSYAALILADDGVDITADKLQSLIKAAKIEEVEPIWTTLFAKALEGKDVKDLLLNVGSGGGAAPAAGGAAPAAGGAAEAAPAAEEKKEEEKEESDEDMGFGLFD; encoded by the exons ATGTCTACCTCCGAGCTCGCCACCTCTTACGCCGCTCTCATCCTCGCTGATGACGGTGTCGACATCACT GCCGACAAGCTCCAGTCTCTCATCAAGGCCGCAAAGATCGAGGAGGTCGAGCCCATCTGGACGACCCTGTTCGCCAAG GCTCTCGAGGGCAAGGATGTCAAGGACCTGCTACTGAACGTCGGCTCAGGCGGCGGTGCTGCCCCAGCTGCCGGAGGCGCTGCCCCTGCTGCTGGCGGTGCTGCCGAGGCCGCACCAGCTGccgaggagaagaaggaggagg AGAAGGAGGAGTCAGACGAGGACATGGGCTTCGGTCTCTTCGACTAA